The genomic region GGATTAAAGGCTATTACATAAGTAATCGGCCTTTCCGGGTACGCGGCTTCCGCCATCATTCCAAAAACGCCAAATACCGCTACGAAAAGCAAAACAATCGCAAGACCTGCCATGAAACGCTTCATTTCTTATCCTCCTCCTTTTTATTTGATGCAATGATATAGCTTATACAAATACGACCGGACTCATCACCTCTCCTCCGTTTTCGACTTATAAAGCGGTATGACGCCTCCCGCTTCAAAAATTTCCAAAATATGTTCAGAAAAAGGTACAAATCTGGCTTCATAACCGTTCGAAAATGCTGCCCTACCTTCTCTAACATCTACGCTCACATTGAGTCCGTCCTGTATTTTTGAAAGGTCAAGATCGGGTATCTCTACAACACAAAGCCCACGATTGATGGCATTTCTATAAAAAATCCTGGCAAAAGACTTGGCTATGACTGCTTTAACGCCTGCAGCAAGCAGGGTAATAACTGCATGTTCGCGGCTAGAGCCACAACCGAAATTTTTCCCGGCCACAATGATGTCTCCCGGCTTGACCTTCGAGGGAAAAGCTTCGTCTGCCCCTTCCATTGCGTGTTTTGCTATATCCTGAGGTTCCGTAAGCTCCAAATACCTGCCGGGATAGATCTGATCCG from Acetomicrobium thermoterrenum DSM 13490 harbors:
- a CDS encoding LeuD/DmdB family oxidoreductase small subunit, which gives rise to MDAIKGVVHIFGDNIDTDQIYPGRYLELTEPQDIAKHAMEGADEAFPSKVKPGDIIVAGKNFGCGSSREHAVITLLAAGVKAVIAKSFARIFYRNAINRGLCVVEIPDLDLSKIQDGLNVSVDVREGRAAFSNGYEARFVPFSEHILEIFEAGGVIPLYKSKTEER